One part of the Lycium ferocissimum isolate CSIRO_LF1 chromosome 8, AGI_CSIRO_Lferr_CH_V1, whole genome shotgun sequence genome encodes these proteins:
- the LOC132067193 gene encoding GDSL esterase/lipase At3g26430-like: MELSNSKLVLIVLLFVFPFSSATKSKSSCNFPAVFNFGDSNSDTGGLSAAFGQAGPPAGETYFGAPAGRYSDGRLVIDFIAESLGLPHLSAFLDALGSNFSHGANFATAGSTIRPQNTTLHQSGFSPISLNVQTYEFNDFHRRSQIILTKGDVFSQLMPKEKHFSNALYTFDIGQNDLTAGYFLNMSTDQVRAYVPDLIDQFKTVIQDIYDQGGRYFWIHNTGPVGCLPYILDRLLITAGQVDKAGCASPFNEVAQYFNSRLKEAVIKLRKHLPLAAFTYVDVYSVKYELISRANKHGFEHPLQACCGHGGKYNYNINHGCGSKIMVRGKEILIGKSCKNPSVRINWDGVHYTEAANRWVFEQIVNGSYSDPPLPLNMACHKQ; the protein is encoded by the exons ATGGAGCTTAGTAACTCAAAACTAGTATTAATAGTGTTACTATTTGTATTTCCATTTTCAAGTGCTACTAAGAGCAAGTCATCGTGTAATTTTCCGGCGGTTTTCAACTTCGGTGACTCAAACTCCGACACCGGTGGATTGTCGGCAGCGTTTGGTCAGGCTGGTCCACCTGCCGGAGAGACATATTTTGGTGCCCCTGCAGGACGGTATTCTGATGGTCGTCTTGTTATTGATTTCATTG CTGAAAGCTTAGGATTACCACATCTAAGTGCATTCTTAGATGCATTGGGTTCAAACTTCAGTCACGGAGCCAACTTTGCCACGGCTGGTTCAACAATCAGACCCCAAAACACAACGCTGCACCAAAGTGGTTTTAGCCCCATTTCTCTAAACGTTCAGACTTACGAATTCAACGATTTCCATCGTAGATCTCAGATTATTCTTACCAAag GGGATGTGTTTAGCCAGTTGATGCCTAAGGAGAAACATTTTTCCAACGCTTTATACACATTTGACATTGGACAAAATGATTTAACTGCTGGTTACTTTCTTAACATGTCCACTGATCAAGTTAGAGCTTATGTTCCTGATCTAATTGATCAATTCAAGACCGTTATTCAG GACATATATGATCAAGGCGGTAGATATTTTTGGATACATAATACAGGTCCAGTTGGTTGTCTACCTTATATCTTAGATCGTCTGCTAATAACAGCAGGACAAGTTGATAAGGCAGGTTGTGCTTCTCCCTTCAATGAAGTGGCTCAATATTTCAACAGTAGATTGAAGGAAGCAGTGATTAAGCTAAGAAAGCATCTTCCATTGGCTGCTTTTACCTACGTTGATGTGTACTCTGTCAAGTATGAACTCATCAGTCGCGCTAACAAGCATG GGTTTGAGCATCCACTACAAGCTTGCTGTGGGCATGGAGGAAAGTACAACTACAACATAAATCATGGATGTGGAAGCAAGATCATGGTCAGAGGCAAAGAAATACTGAtaggaaaatcatgcaaaaatccATCAGTCAGAATCAACTGGGATGGTGTGCATTACACTGAGGCTGCTAATAGATGGGTGTTTGAACAAATTGTGAATGGCTCATATTCAGATCCTCCACTACCCTTGAACATGGCCTGTCATAAGCAATAA